Within the Cotesia glomerata isolate CgM1 linkage group LG6, MPM_Cglom_v2.3, whole genome shotgun sequence genome, the region aatatttcattttaatctaACGATCCGATCTCATCAATTATTTAGGCAACTTGACTTTAAATACACTGgcggataatttttttaagcataaGGTAAAatccccaatagatgatcatatactggtacgtatatttttaccttataaaaatatttaaaattcaaaattaattcaactgCGAGATTTCacacatttaaaataatgaaatgtttaagattaataatgattttggGGTCGACCAAGTTctgttttttttcgttaagtcaaaattttttttcgtttattaattttgcatAATATTATTTGAATGTATTTTATGTAACGTTCTggcaaattttaaataaatataaaattttattaattaatattcaaattaattaattatcattcgAGGTATTTCGTAACGAAAATACATTAAGATAAGAGATTTCTCGAACATCAACGCAGCCTAGTGAAGACTAAACAGTCCacgttttgataaataataattattgagagCATTATTCTGTCTCCAAACTTCTTCTGGAACAGTCAGTCTGAGGACCAGTGTTCCCATCCGTCACATAATTATCGTAAACGTCATATAATTTGAAGCATTGTACGATCGTATATCTGACTTTGATTATGTGACGAAAAGTTATGATAAAATGAGTCTTGTACGATAATTTTCGATATGATTTTCATTCTCATTCGTGCGGGTTAACTTTCATTTATTACTCTCTCGAAACATGCAGCACACCCCACGGGTGCCCTATCGCTCTACACAGTCTTTTGCACGattcatgatgcgaagcatcagagagtactttacgatcgaaaaatttttttcgcctcatttcggcttctatttttattattatagtcttgttagttcacggaatcaagatattttgcatacacggagagaaatttataggaacctttccaaaaattatgggaatgattcctataatataatgatcattataggtatcaatcctatgcttattatgggaaccatacccataatttattggaaacattcctatacaataaaatgaaatagcttcaatatattatgggaatggttcctataatattataggaatggttcctataatattataggaatggttcctataatattataggaatggttcctataatattataggaatggttcctatgaTATTATGGAAATGACgtacataataatagaaaaatgtttatgtttataataatGGAGCAATcgcatcaaaaatataaagtaattattatatatttttttgctgataatttttttttttgtaaataaaaattgatctttcactagagtgaaaaaatttctttttcataatttttattcacgtgtTTACTTAATCCGttcttaatcttaaattgtttattccaactcagttattattgtgttagataatattgaaaaatattgtagcgattctaaagtttctctaataaaagggGTATTTTCTtactatacaattagaggagcaaggtacacggaaaaattgaaacccgactggttcgttttctgcaccagactcagtcgtgtgcaagaaaaaatgtggaagaaaaattagtttacacCAGACTGAGTCGTGTGCGCACCCGAATGACTCTAGTGCTgcactttatatttatattaatgaatataaaaatttatttaaaacattttatcattaaatcaAATGGAGCAATTATTTCAAATCAATGAGtttcacaattatttttatgaaaatacaggtttttatcttaattaaaaattgaattcaaCATTTTCCGACTCaagcagaaaattttttgaattttacagTGCATAATTATAAGTtggttataattataattatataataacatTGAACAAGTGTGCGTGTAagataagtgaaattttgagaaattccGTAAAACtggataaaattataaaatcaaattttttttttaatttgatagtaatttattttcgaATGACCACGGTTTTTAGATACATTTACAGCTATATGATCAGAATTCTTATAATAATTGCAACAATTATTCCTACAATATTTAGGAGATCTGGTTTGCCAATACTTTCTATGTATAAAATTAACCACTATCTCTATTTATTGGCACAAATTTGACATAAACTGGATGAGCCGGTCTTATTACAAGATTAAGAATCAAACGTACACTGGCGGTGATTTCTTGAGGTTCCAAATAAAAGTTGTAAAGTAGACCAGCCATGAAAGTCTTCATTTCAAGCATTGCAAATTTTTGGCCTGAAATAATTAAGCTCGTTCATTAATTATGCATTCAATATATTTTCCGGAAGATTGGATAAATAAGATCTACCAATGCAATTGCGTGAACCAGCACTGAATGGAATAAATGAAAAAGGGTGTCTGTTTACTGAGTTTTCTGGCAAAAATCTATCTGGGTCAAAAACATTCGGACGCGGCCAGAAATTAGCATCTCGGTGAGTGTCAAATATTTGAAGAGTTACAGTCGTTCCTCTTGGCACGTAACAGTgctctgaaataattaataaatacactAATTAATCGAAATtcgattttaataatttgttatttgattaaggtagttgtagcgtgataggcatttcaacagaaaattatgaaattttttttattgaaagataaatatattaataattcactaccaaaatttcagatcaattgaccgcaccgtttttgagtaattaattttcgaaattgtatcttttacacgtagaggtatagagagatggtaaagttagtatgaaatcttccataccactcgagtgatgcaaataatttcatactaactttatcatctctctataccgctacgtgtaaaagatgcaatttcaaaaattaattactcaaaaacggtgcggtcaattgatctgaaattttggtagtgaattattaatatatttatctttcaataaaaaaaatttcataattttctgttgaaatgcctatcacgctacaactaccttaagaagaaataaatattatttaaaaaaaaaaaaactatccaTACTTAACACTAAATCTTCTTGAATTTTCCTTGATATAACTGCGACTGAGGGATAAAGTCTTAATGCTTCTTTAATACAACATTCCAAGTATCTTAAGTGCtttacattattaaaatttacttctcCATTATCATCCGCTAATACTTCCTCAATTTCTGCTCTTACCCgattctataaaatattaatgcaaTTGATATTGCAATgtgtatattataaaaaaagctccttgatatttttagaaattgcgaaaatatttatttttattcgattgataattttaaaatttaaaatgtataaatcAATTGTAGaacgaaataaaaaagattatgaTTATTTACTTGTATGTCTCGATGTTCAGCCAGTAATAAGATAATATATAGTAATGCTATTCCAGTAGTATCATGACCCTAAAGATTTATCAACGATTAGACTATtctcatttaaaaattgaaatttttgataatcaccGCAAAAATGAAAGTATCTATTTCTTCTTGGATTCCTCGATCATCGACACCTTCATTCCGTTCAGCAGCTGAGAGTAAAATATCCAGAAAAGAAAGTCTTTTCTGATTTGCTATAtaacatattttataattaaaaatttttatcctcTCAAACATTTATGCATGTTGTATGAAcctctcaaaatttttaaacggtcGGACCGATCACATCAAATTGTTTGATTCACTAAAGGAATATcgaaattctaaatttttaagaaggGATTTTATCAATACTACTATAACCTTGTTTGataatattgattgaaaagaataaaaaataatgaactttgaattctttttaatgattttaattctttttaagaaaaaactcagaaaaattataaaaaaattattttttcattcttgGGAACAAAacataaagagaaaaaaaaaataaaaataaaagtttgaatttGAACCATTTCTGTAGAAGTTGTAAgcgaagaataaataaaaaaaaaaaaggattttttttcatattttgaaaTCTTTAACCGGTAATCAAAAAAGTCTTGAAATTCATCGGAAGGAGTTTCTTTGATGGAcactaaaaaatatcaaaaatcaaaaaaaaatttttaatctgtaCAATTTGGGATGGAATGCCCCGTATATAAATACAGTTTGCATGGAGCGAGTACTAATAATCACACATTTATAAGAGCTTTTTGAATACCTTGACTAGGTTGAAgatcttttttatttgctgACATAGAGCTATCTAAATATTTTCCTCCAGTTTCTTCGTAATATTTCTTACGTTTTTCGATTATCTgattcaaaaagaaaaataaattattgatttgaaaaaattatatttcaaaaattaaatacttttttagtAAAACTATGAAgatctttcaaatttttttgatattgttGACCTTTAGATGTTAACTTAAAAAAGAACTCCGGCATCAACCATGGTCTGAGACATCTGTAAATCAGTGTAATAAGTATtacaattaattgaataatcatTGAGTTTTTCTAAtacgataaaatatttacctataaataaatgtttctcCAAATTCGTAGAGTGATTGCTTGTACTGTTCCGTATCATTTTCTACAATTACAATGCCCGTGGTTGATTCTAATTGCAGTAAAAAAACatgattttgaattttatcagAATCATCTTATAAACATATGCATACTAACGTACCAACTATTATATTAAGAGTAAATGTTGTAACTAACGGTAATAGTTCTTTAATAACTCCATCTGAACTCGATTCCGCTCTGAGATTCTTGATCAAATGATTTGTATGATTAGTAAAGCAATCCATATACTCTCTAAGATTATGCAGGTGAAATGCAGGagtcaatatttttcttcGGCTTAACCATTTTTCTCCTTAGTGCCCAAaacagatataaaataaaaacatatttattaataattaaacttgtaatttttagtagatttcacagaaatctaactattgcattggtcctcatcaTGACGAAACTTTTGAAGAATGTTGCTATATTttgactcagctcgtcaagcggattaaaaaaatgcatgtagttcaaaagtttatctATGTATGTAgatatacgatataaccggCCTTGTCTCTTCTTTAACTCCCGCAATTCTATACGAATctcaataaaacgtaacatactCATTCCTAGAATGATTTCTGACGTTAAAttctaagatgagccaaatctgtcgattagtttagaattgagatcaattcaaaaattttcaaaaatcgcaaaaattttcacttttaccgtatttccatgcaataacaattaaacGTGATATCATATTAAATTTCTGTGAATTGGATCTAAAAGCTCatttaataagcttttattagcatacttatttatttttccaaattaaatGGTTGAGGAATgatagcaattcaaaaatcgcaaaaattttctcttttacCGTATTTCGGTGCATTAACAATTAAACGCGATTTCCTATCGAATTTCTGTAAATTACATTTGAAAGCTTAATAAGCAAGCTTTAATTtgtatacttatatatttttaacttcccgctaagaaaattgaaaattttcaaaaatcgggaagttattggttttaccccgtttttcgaaaatcgagttttcatcagatctcgacgttttgaggtcctaggaagcttcactgactattcccgcgagggtgtcactatgtctatatatgtgtgtgtgtgtaagtaagtatgtaaacctcttataacttttgaacggttgaaccgatttcatcacggttggtgccattcgaaagggctttgccaaagttagatttcctgaaaattttaacCGATTCGGAcggatagattttgagaaatttgaagaaatctaaaaaaaaattttttcagaagtggtttttttggaataacttttaaacggctctaccaaTCGatcccaaaaactaatcagctctcaaccttgaaaaaccacgtcgattgccgccaatccggtcaaaatcggttgattcgttcgagagatatcgtgaacgaaagaaaaccgaaaaaagtgttttttcggagttactccgaaatttatagttttaccaattgaaacttagaaattctttatgaggcttaaaaaactgcgtagaatgccgccaaccgcgtaaaaatcggttcattaattcaaaagttattgcggtttgaaaattcaaaaaatagtgtcctatgaaacttctatcagacttttgagctcggagagctcaaaacaacacacagattgaatttttgagctcgaagagctcaaaaaaaacgGTCATGTATTGACGGaatcagcgggaagttgcagggatggcctttagggtcaaccgttttcctaatttttttgaattaaatagtttaggaatgacagtaatttgaatttttcgaaatcctTAAAAATTGGCTCTTTTACTGTTTCTTTGCGAAATACCTAATGAAGGCGATAACTTGTGAAAATTTcgtaaattgcatctgaaagcttattgaATAAACTTTAACCCTCTGAGGCTTCTGGGCGTTTCCCCCACTCTTGGTGAAACGCCCCCTTCTACATTTACTTTACACGCTCCCTACTTCGGTGCCACGCAGCTCAGTTTGTCCCATCTCGGCCTCAGAGGTTTAATTTGGATACCTAACTTTTAGCCTCGGCCAAAAATTACCTACTTTCTCAGacagatttaataaaattttacttttgcattcgttttgatgttattgttttattgtaaCAGAAgttgtatattattattaatattattttataaaaaatatgtttttttttttattcaagaaatCTACTTctatttcggctgccgaattgtcttttttaactttccgcgaagaaaattgaaaattttcaaaaatcgggaagttattgtttttaccccgtttttcaaaaatcgagttttcatcagatctcgacgttttgaggtcctataggaagcttccctgactattcccgcgcgggtgtcactatgtctgtatgtatgtatggatgtgtgtgtatgtatgtgtgtgtgtgtgtgtgtgtgtgtgtgtgtgtatgtaaacctctcataacttttgaacagcttgaccgaCTTAACagcggttggtgtcattcgaaagggtttgactaaacttagattttgaatacgacttggaccgattcggatcgatacacggaaaaaagtaaactgtaataaataacagtcgatttataataagtagtgatcaactgttaaaaattaccatttcaaacagtaaaatcgtgattttactattcactttataatatttaccatttaaacgttacaatttactctttacatggaagaaaatactatttcaaacagtaatattcgctatgtaaatgtctaaaatgttaaagtataataattaacaattcagactttgatatttatcatttcgtacctaaaaaatgatgttatgatatgtaaaaagtataaaataaagttagtaaatttctaatacaagcaacgtcaatatttacaaagtaaaatggtaaattttaaacgcaacgctaaaaatcaaactgtaattattgacttgttCGGGCtggtaaaatttatattttaaaagtataatttttactgtttcaaatgttaaattttcccagagtgggacccccttctctttcatctgagttccccttctcctcattatatggactatatattgaaatgataatttttactgtttgaaactgtaatttttaagatgaaagagtcgttatttactatagtgacagctactaatcacttattttggatattaaattataaattgtggcttttatactttctacattaagttctgtaatatttatatttttgccaccctgATGTCCggtttactgtttgaaactgtaaaaattaaccggaatccgagtgaatattacagtttactttttttcgtgtagattttgagaaatcttaaaaaaactgcgaaaaaaaatttttttaaatgtggtttttttttaataactttcaaacggcttgaccgatcaatttcaaaaactaatcggctctcaacttcaaaaaaccacgtcgatcgccaccaagccagtcaaaatcgattgattcgttcgtgagctATCGTTcacgaaagaaatcgaaaaaaagtgtttttttcgaattacaccgaaactTCCGGTCTTATTAATTTGTGTTACAAAtgtatcatagaatttga harbors:
- the LOC123267240 gene encoding cytochrome P450 4C1-like — encoded protein: MDCSSVKIIKKRKQYYEETGGKYLDSSISPNKKDLRPIQEDLWHVGRRNLIKYYPVWKIWLGIWPVVAICHPDDVQILLSSTKHLEKSLAHDLLHPWLQDGLVNSKGEKWLSRRKILTPAFHLHNLREYMDCFTNHTNHLIKNLRAESSSDGVIKELLPLVTTFTLNIIVESTTGIVIVENDTEQYKQSLYEFGETFIYRCLRPWLMPEFFFKLTSKGQQYQKNLKDLHSFTKKIIEKRKKYYEETGGKYLDSSMSANKKDLQPSQANQKRLSFLDILLSAAERNEGVDDRGIQEEIDTFIFAGHDTTGIALLYIILLLAEHRDIQNRVRAEIEEVLADDNGEVNFNNVKHLRYLECCIKEALRLYPSVAVISRKIQEDLVLKHCYVPRGTTVTLQIFDTHRDANFWPRPNVFDPDRFLPENSVNRHPFSFIPFSAGSRNCIGQKFAMLEMKTFMAGLLYNFYLEPQEITASVRLILNLVIRPAHPVYVKFVPINRDSG